The Candidatus Binatia bacterium nucleotide sequence ACGACTTCGGTGACGAGACCCACCTCGTAAGCGCGCTGCGCACTCATCCGCTCCCGGCTCCCGAGAAGGGCCATCCGCATGGCCACGGCCACGGGAACCCGGCGCGCCATGTTCACCATCTCGTGCGAGGAGACGTAGCCGATCGAGACGTGCGGGTCGACGAAGTAAGCTTTCTCCGAAGCGATCGGGATGTCGGCCTCCGTCACGAGGTCGAGAGAGACACCGGCGGCCACGCCGTTGACGGCGGCGATGACGGGCTTGTGGACACGCTGGCGGCGGGGTGTCGGCAGGTTCACGATCCCCTCGATCATGGCGAGCTCCGTCCAGCGGTCGGGTTTCCGGAAGCCCCCCGTCGCGAGCGACTCCACGTCCGCCCCGCTCGAGAACGCGCGGCCCGCGCCGGTCACGATGGCGACCCAGATGTCGGGGTTGGAACGGACCTCGAGCCAGCACGAACGCAGCTCCTCGCGCATCTGCATGTTCATGGCGTTGAGCCGCTCCGGCCGGTTGAGCGTGATCGTGGCGATGCGGTCACGAACTTCGAACTTGACGGTTTCGAACTCGGGCATTTCCACCCTCCGCCTGCGAGCTAACACACCCGCCGCGGCGACCGCAACTCCCGGCTCTTTCCCCCGGAAGAGGGCCGTGCTCCGAGGTCGCCGGAAGCGTTCGAGCCCTGCTCCCCCTCAAGCCGAGGCTCGCTCCCCGGTGTAGGGTTCGTGGAGGCCGACCGGCGAATGCAGCTTGCGCAGCCGAAGGTTGAGCGCCTCCACGAAAACGGAAAAGCCCATGGCGAAGTAGACGTACCCCTTCGGGATGTGCTGGTGGAGACTCTCGACCACGAGCGTGAAGCCGATGAGAAGAAGGAACGACGAGCGCGAGCATCTTCACCGTCGGATGGCGGTTCACGAACTCTCCCACGGCATCCGCCAGCGCGATCATCGCGAGAGCCGCGACCACGACCGCAGCCACCATGATCCCGATCTCGTCGACCATGCCGACCGCCGTGATCACGGAATCCAGCGAAAAGACCACGTCGAGAAGCACGACCTGGAGCATCACCCCGGCGAACGAAGCCCGGACACGCGCCGAGGCGTGTCCCGGCACGCCTTCGAGCTTCTGGTGGATCTCGATCGTCGCCTTGCCGAGGAGAAAAAGCCCGCCCAGAAAAAGCACGACGTCGCGGCCGGAGACTTCGAAACCGAGAATCGAAAAGAGCGGTTCGGTCAGGCCCACGATCCAGGAAAGGCAGAACAAGAGCAGGATCCGCGAAAACACCGCCAGCGTAAGGCCTGCCCTCCTGGCAAGTCGTTGACGGTTTCGGGGCAGCTTGCCGGCCAGGATCGAAATGAAGATCACGTTGTCGACGCCGAGCACGAGCTCGAGCGCGACCAGCGTGACGAAGGCTACCCAGGCTCGAGGTTCCACGACCCAGTCCATCGAGCTTCCCTCCTAGCGAAAGACTCCTTCGCCGAGCAGCCCTGCCTAGGCGGGAACCGTTCCGCCGCCGAGCCAGAGCCAGCCCCAGTAAGCGCAAAAGCAAGCGAGGAGGAGGACGCCTTCGAAGCGCCCCACACGAAGACCCGTGCCGACGAAAACGGCAGCCAGGGAGGCGAGGAACACCATGGCCCCCAGGTCCGCCCACGAGATGCCCTGCGGTCGCAGGGGACGGGCGAGTGCCGAGAGTCCCAGGACACCCAGGATGTTGAAGAGGTTGCTTCCGAGCACGTTGCCGAGCGCGAGATCGGAGCGTCCGCGGAACGAGGCCACCGCAGTGGCCGCGAGCTCGGGTAGACTCGTCCCCACGGCGACGACCGTGAGACCCACTACGGCTTCGCTCACGCCGGCCCAGCGTGCCAGCGCCACCGAGCCCTGCACGAAAAGGTGCCCCCCCGAAAAGAGCAGGAAGAGCCCGAGAACCGAAAGAGCCGCGGCAGGAAGCACTCCCGAGCGCCGCGACGCGGCGAGAGGCGAGAACTCCTCCTGCACGCTCGGGGGCTCGCTCTTCGCTTCCCGGAGGGTGAAGGCCGTGTAGACCGCGAGCGCTCCGGCGAGCGCGGCGCCTTCCGCCCGCCCCACCGTACCGTCGGCGAGCAGAAAAACCAGGACGACCGACGCGAGGACGACCAGCGGCGCGTCCACGCGCACGATCTTCGCTTTGGCCACACACGGGCGAAGGACGGCGGCCGAGCCCAGGATCAACGTGACGTTGGCGATGTTGGAGCCGACGACGTTGCCGACGGAGACGTCGCTCGCTCCTGCGAGCGCCGCCTCGATCGAAACCGCGAGTTCCGGAGAACTCGTCCCGAAGGCGACCACGGTGAGTCCGATCGCGAGCGGCGAAATCCCCGACCGCCGTGCCAGCGCCGAGGCGCCCCGGACGAGGGCTTCGCCTCCTGCATAGAGAAAACCCAGCCCCACCACGCTCGGGACGACGATACCGAGGACACCTTCCATCTCTTTCGCCCCCCTTCCCGTGCCGACGCTTGCGACCGCTCGCCCTCCCCGCTCAGCTCCCGATCTCGCCGAACCAGCCTC carries:
- a CDS encoding crotonase → MPEFETVKFEVRDRIATITLNRPERLNAMNMQMREELRSCWLEVRSNPDIWVAIVTGAGRAFSSGADVESLATGGFRKPDRWTELAMIEGIVNLPTPRRQRVHKPVIAAVNGVAAGVSLDLVTEADIPIASEKAYFVDPHVSIGYVSSHEMVNMARRVPVAVAMRMALLGSRERMSAQRAYEVGLVTEVVPHEKLMERAYELAQMILSNAPLAVWGTKMAIVQGLGLPIPQAEEIAAGYLEVVEQTEDHDEGPRAFVEKRPPNWKAR
- the yrbG gene encoding sodium:calcium antiporter, whose amino-acid sequence is MEGVLGIVVPSVVGLGFLYAGGEALVRGASALARRSGISPLAIGLTVVAFGTSSPELAVSIEAALAGASDVSVGNVVGSNIANVTLILGSAAVLRPCVAKAKIVRVDAPLVVLASVVLVFLLADGTVGRAEGAALAGALAVYTAFTLREAKSEPPSVQEEFSPLAASRRSGVLPAAALSVLGLFLLFSGGHLFVQGSVALARWAGVSEAVVGLTVVAVGTSLPELAATAVASFRGRSDLALGNVLGSNLFNILGVLGLSALARPLRPQGISWADLGAMVFLASLAAVFVGTGLRVGRFEGVLLLACFCAYWGWLWLGGGTVPA